The Xanthomonas fragariae genome has a segment encoding these proteins:
- the sufT gene encoding putative Fe-S cluster assembly protein SufT: protein MYSRSSEPVQFERDCDAVMVPQGDSVTLPAGSYGYITQALGGSYTVFVEGNLFRIAGKDGDAIGKEPPPGLELPANAGDEEVEALVWQQLRTCFDPEIPFNIVDLGLVYEAVVSHREEDDQRRVEVKMTLTAPGCGMGEILVDDVRSKVEMIPTIAEADVELVFDPPWGRHMMSEAARLETGML, encoded by the coding sequence ATGTACTCCCGTAGCAGCGAACCTGTCCAGTTCGAACGCGATTGCGATGCCGTCATGGTGCCGCAGGGCGATTCGGTGACCCTGCCCGCAGGCAGTTACGGCTATATCACTCAGGCGCTGGGGGGCAGCTACACCGTTTTTGTCGAAGGCAATTTGTTCCGCATTGCCGGTAAGGATGGCGATGCGATCGGCAAGGAGCCGCCGCCTGGGCTGGAACTGCCCGCTAACGCCGGCGACGAAGAAGTCGAAGCCCTGGTGTGGCAGCAACTACGCACCTGCTTCGATCCGGAAATCCCGTTCAATATCGTCGATCTGGGCCTAGTCTACGAGGCGGTGGTCAGCCATCGGGAGGAAGACGATCAGCGCAGGGTGGAGGTCAAGATGACGCTGACCGCGCCCGGTTGCGGCATGGGCGAGATCCTGGTCGATGACGTGCGCAGCAAGGTGGAGATGATTCCGACCATTGCCGAGGCCGACGTCGAGCTGGTCTTCGACCCGCCCTGGGGCAGGCATATGATGTCCGAGGCGGCCCGTCTCGAGACCGGTATGCTCTGA
- the ppk2 gene encoding polyphosphate kinase 2 → MSHLKRKAYKKLLEPLQLELVGMARWLRHTDQRALVLVEGRDTAGKGGVIQTIVSHLNPRQCRTVALPKPSDRESTQWYFQRYVTHLPAGGELVLMDRSWYNRAGVERVMGYCTDAQYAAFLQQTPRFEQMLVDDGILLFKYWLCVDQAEQEKRFAERREDPLKGWKLSPVDVQSRTRYDDYTAARERMLEVTHTPYAPWTLVDFNDQKRGRLSLIRDLLDRLPDTSVPEELVQLPPLQSELHNEQYGVLKPIDDYAGQS, encoded by the coding sequence ATGTCGCACTTGAAACGCAAGGCTTACAAAAAGTTGCTGGAGCCGCTGCAGCTGGAACTGGTCGGCATGGCGCGTTGGCTGCGCCATACCGATCAACGCGCGCTGGTGCTGGTAGAAGGCCGCGACACCGCCGGCAAGGGCGGTGTGATCCAAACCATCGTCAGCCATCTCAATCCGCGCCAATGCCGGACGGTGGCGTTGCCCAAGCCCAGCGATCGCGAAAGCACTCAGTGGTATTTCCAGCGCTACGTGACGCATCTGCCGGCCGGCGGTGAGTTGGTGCTGATGGATCGCAGCTGGTACAACCGCGCCGGCGTGGAGCGGGTGATGGGCTACTGTACCGACGCGCAATACGCGGCGTTTTTGCAGCAGACGCCGCGTTTCGAACAGATGCTGGTCGACGATGGCATCCTGCTGTTCAAATATTGGTTATGCGTAGACCAGGCCGAGCAGGAAAAGCGCTTCGCCGAGCGTCGCGAAGACCCGCTGAAGGGCTGGAAACTGTCGCCGGTGGATGTGCAGTCGCGCACCAGATACGACGACTACACCGCCGCGCGCGAACGCATGCTCGAAGTGACGCACACGCCCTATGCGCCGTGGACGCTGGTCGATTTCAACGATCAGAAGCGCGGCCGGCTGAGCCTGATCCGCGATCTGCTGGATCGGCTCCCGGACACCTCGGTGCCCGAAGAACTGGTGCAACTGCCGCCATTGCAAAGCGAACTGCACAACGAACAGTACGGCGTGCTGAAACCGATCGACGATTACGCCGGCCAGTCCTGA
- the moaB gene encoding molybdenum cofactor biosynthesis protein B, translating to MPSNLDFIPLRLCVLTVSDSRTLADDRSGDYLVQALAHEGHVLHERALCPDDRYRMRAIVSGWIADTQVNGILITGGTGFTGRDSTPEAITPLLDKTMPGFGELFRAISVEEIGTSSLQSRAFAGLANHSFVFCLPGSTPACRTAWEKIVRAQLDARTKPCNLATLRPRLGE from the coding sequence ATGCCTTCCAATCTCGACTTCATTCCCTTGCGACTGTGCGTGCTGACGGTGTCCGACAGCCGTACGCTGGCCGATGATCGTTCCGGCGATTATCTGGTCCAGGCCCTCGCCCACGAAGGTCATGTGCTGCACGAGCGTGCGCTGTGTCCGGACGATCGTTACCGCATGCGGGCGATCGTTTCGGGCTGGATTGCCGATACGCAGGTCAACGGCATCCTGATAACGGGCGGAACTGGCTTCACTGGCCGCGACAGCACGCCGGAGGCAATCACGCCGTTGCTGGACAAGACCATGCCCGGCTTCGGCGAATTGTTCCGCGCCATCAGTGTGGAAGAAATCGGCACCTCATCGCTGCAATCGCGTGCATTTGCGGGACTGGCCAATCACAGCTTTGTATTCTGCCTGCCCGGCTCCACGCCGGCCTGCCGCACAGCGTGGGAAAAGATCGTGCGTGCGCAATTGGATGCACGCACCAAGCCCTGCAATCTGGCGACATTGCGTCCACGCCTGGGCGAATAG
- a CDS encoding branched-chain amino acid aminotransferase has protein sequence MSVSFASTRSSSPRSADELSVILASPGFGLHFTDHMVAIAWNNEQGWHDAQVRAYGPLQLDPAASVLHYGQEIFEGIKAYRHADGSIWTFRPQANGERLQRSARRLALPELPVDLFVESLRQLVAMDASWVPSAPETSLYFRPFMIADEAFLGVRAAHKASYYVIASPAGPYFANGVAPVSIWLSTDYARAAKGGTGAAKCGGNYAASLLPQQQAHAQDCSQVLFLDPVEGKYIEELGGMNVFLVYNDGSLVTPELSGSILEGITRDSILQLARDRGMRVVERKVAIDEWKQGVASGEITEVFACGTAAVITPIGELKGDGFAVGNPSAPAGEVTMSLRQELTDIQYGRVPDRHGWLVRLL, from the coding sequence GTGTCCGTGTCCTTCGCTTCCACCCGTTCTTCGTCGCCGCGCAGTGCCGACGAACTGTCCGTAATCCTGGCCTCGCCTGGTTTCGGGCTGCATTTCACCGACCATATGGTTGCCATTGCCTGGAACAACGAGCAGGGCTGGCACGACGCGCAGGTGCGCGCGTATGGCCCTTTGCAGCTGGATCCGGCCGCCTCGGTGTTGCATTACGGCCAGGAAATCTTCGAAGGCATCAAGGCCTACCGGCATGCGGACGGTTCGATCTGGACCTTCCGCCCGCAGGCAAACGGCGAGCGTCTGCAACGTTCGGCGCGCCGTCTGGCGTTGCCGGAATTGCCGGTCGATCTGTTCGTCGAATCGCTGCGCCAATTGGTGGCGATGGATGCGAGCTGGGTGCCGTCGGCGCCGGAGACCAGCCTGTATTTCCGCCCTTTCATGATCGCCGACGAGGCGTTTTTGGGCGTGCGTGCTGCGCACAAGGCCTCGTACTACGTGATCGCCAGCCCTGCCGGCCCGTACTTCGCCAACGGCGTGGCGCCGGTGTCGATCTGGCTGTCCACCGACTACGCGCGTGCGGCCAAGGGTGGCACCGGTGCCGCCAAGTGCGGTGGCAACTACGCCGCCTCGCTGCTGCCGCAGCAACAAGCCCATGCGCAGGATTGTTCGCAGGTGTTGTTCCTTGACCCGGTGGAAGGCAAGTACATCGAAGAATTGGGCGGTATGAACGTTTTCCTGGTCTACAACGACGGCAGTCTGGTGACGCCGGAACTTTCAGGCAGCATCCTGGAAGGCATCACCCGCGACAGCATCCTTCAGTTGGCCCGCGACCGCGGTATGCGCGTAGTCGAGCGCAAGGTCGCCATCGACGAGTGGAAGCAGGGCGTGGCCTCGGGTGAGATCACCGAGGTGTTCGCCTGCGGCACTGCGGCGGTGATCACTCCGATCGGTGAGCTGAAGGGTGATGGCTTTGCAGTGGGCAATCCGTCGGCGCCGGCTGGCGAGGTGACCATGTCGCTACGTCAGGAACTGACCGACATCCAGTATGGACGTGTCCCGGACCGTCATGGATGGCTGGTGCGCCTGCTCTGA
- the wrbA gene encoding NAD(P)H:quinone oxidoreductase: MQQPAGLADTVATHTSGRCPMAEILVLYYSRGGSVARLARQIARGIGEVPGMSARLRTVPPVAAVTQTSAPPVPDEGAPYVDRADLADCSGVLLGSPTRFGNMAAPMKHFLDSLGAEWASGTLAGKPAGVFTSTASMHGGQESTLLSMHLPLLHHGCLIVGIPFTEAALSHTTSGGTPYGASHVSGAGGDPQPSEDEALLARALGRRVADIARRLAIP, encoded by the coding sequence ATGCAGCAACCCGCTGGCTTGGCCGATACTGTAGCAACTCACACAAGCGGTAGATGCCCGATGGCGGAGATTCTGGTGCTGTATTACAGCCGGGGCGGTTCGGTAGCGCGGCTGGCGCGACAGATCGCGCGCGGCATCGGCGAAGTGCCCGGCATGAGCGCACGCCTGCGCACGGTGCCGCCGGTGGCCGCGGTGACCCAGACCAGTGCCCCGCCGGTGCCGGACGAAGGGGCGCCGTATGTCGACCGCGCCGATCTGGCCGACTGCAGCGGTGTTCTGCTGGGTAGCCCAACCCGCTTCGGCAACATGGCCGCGCCGATGAAGCACTTTCTCGACAGCCTGGGCGCCGAATGGGCCAGCGGCACCCTGGCCGGCAAGCCCGCAGGCGTGTTCACTTCCACAGCTTCGATGCACGGCGGCCAGGAATCCACCTTGTTGTCGATGCACCTGCCGTTGCTGCATCACGGCTGCCTGATCGTCGGCATCCCGTTTACCGAGGCCGCGCTGAGCCATACCACCAGCGGCGGTACGCCTTACGGCGCCAGCCATGTCTCCGGCGCCGGTGGCGACCCGCAGCCGAGCGAGGACGAGGCATTACTGGCGCGCGCGCTGGGCCGCCGGGTTGCCGATATAGCGCGCCGGTTAGCCATTCCGTGA
- a CDS encoding YihY family inner membrane protein, with amino-acid sequence MSHVNKIHQWKERLRDRALAVSFGRFLWRRFLDDRLFQAAASLAYTTVFALVPLAIVVFGVLSAFPAFNQWKDALTDFIFNNFVPGAARSVQNYLNRSLEDLGKFTVAGMVALVASLLITLHSIEQTFNSIWRVAAARPKVTRFLIYWTVLTLGTMLAAASMAMAAYVFALPLFRTTEGQWLAELAWRLAPMAVEFVCIVLIYRVVPQHAVRLRHALPGALMAVILMEIVKWGFGFYLGNFQTYQRIYGALSALPILLLWIYLSWVSVLLGASLASSMAAFRYQPEAMRLPPGFEIYGLLRLLGRFRQMRIDGNGLDEDRILALEPMLTDTLMQRLLCELKRIRLLRRDERGQWLLARDLDVVPLAELYESCQLRVPIEDRPLPCRDDAYGQAAAAALEQLRQPLRSVLAQPVGDLYTHLPGDPP; translated from the coding sequence ATGTCGCATGTGAACAAAATCCACCAATGGAAAGAACGCCTGCGCGACCGCGCGCTGGCGGTGAGCTTCGGGCGTTTCCTATGGCGCCGCTTTCTCGATGACAGGCTGTTCCAGGCTGCGGCCTCGCTCGCTTACACCACAGTGTTTGCGCTGGTGCCATTGGCGATTGTGGTGTTTGGGGTGTTGTCGGCGTTTCCGGCCTTCAACCAGTGGAAGGACGCGCTAACCGACTTCATCTTCAACAATTTCGTGCCTGGCGCGGCGCGCTCGGTACAGAACTATCTCAATCGCTCGCTGGAGGATCTGGGCAAGTTCACCGTGGCCGGTATGGTCGCGCTGGTGGCCTCGTTGTTGATCACCCTGCACAGCATCGAACAGACCTTCAACAGCATCTGGCGCGTGGCCGCCGCACGGCCGAAGGTGACGCGCTTTTTGATCTATTGGACCGTGCTGACGCTGGGCACGATGCTGGCTGCCGCCTCGATGGCGATGGCGGCCTACGTATTCGCGTTGCCGCTGTTTCGCACCACCGAAGGCCAATGGCTGGCCGAATTGGCGTGGCGCCTGGCGCCGATGGCGGTGGAATTCGTTTGCATCGTGCTGATCTATCGCGTGGTGCCCCAGCATGCGGTGCGCCTGCGGCATGCACTGCCGGGCGCGCTGATGGCGGTGATCCTGATGGAAATCGTGAAGTGGGGCTTCGGCTTCTATCTCGGCAATTTCCAGACCTATCAGCGTATTTACGGCGCGCTGTCGGCATTGCCGATCTTGTTGTTATGGATCTATCTGAGTTGGGTGTCGGTGCTGCTGGGTGCGTCGTTGGCGTCGTCGATGGCGGCGTTTCGCTACCAGCCCGAAGCGATGCGTTTACCGCCGGGCTTTGAAATCTACGGGTTGCTGCGTCTGCTCGGTCGGTTCCGCCAGATGCGCATCGACGGCAACGGGCTCGACGAAGACCGCATCCTTGCGCTAGAACCCATGCTCACCGACACGCTGATGCAGCGGTTGCTGTGCGAGCTCAAACGCATCCGCCTGCTGCGTCGCGATGAGCGTGGCCAATGGCTGCTGGCGCGCGATCTGGACGTGGTGCCGCTGGCCGAACTTTACGAAAGCTGCCAACTGCGCGTGCCGATCGAAGACCGCCCGTTGCCGTGCCGCGACGACGCCTACGGCCAGGCTGCCGCCGCGGCGCTGGAACAACTGCGTCAACCGCTGCGCAGCGTACTGGCGCAACCAGTCGGCGACCTTTATACCCATCTTCCCGGAGATCCTCCATGA
- a CDS encoding DUF2069 domain-containing protein gives MSLRATHWLLTVALLTLTVLFVIWFRDDPHRTAALLVFALPSALTGVLAVRSAHARFWAGVFALGWFSHGVMVAWSQPDASTLAWLELLLALLVVALVSGPGMAARFGKHRTPR, from the coding sequence GTGAGCCTGCGCGCCACGCATTGGCTGCTGACGGTCGCGCTGCTGACGCTAACGGTGTTATTCGTGATCTGGTTTCGCGACGACCCGCACCGCACTGCGGCGCTGCTGGTGTTCGCATTGCCATCCGCGCTGACCGGCGTGCTGGCGGTGCGCAGCGCGCATGCACGTTTCTGGGCAGGCGTGTTTGCATTGGGCTGGTTCAGTCATGGCGTGATGGTGGCTTGGAGTCAGCCCGATGCGAGCACGCTGGCCTGGCTGGAATTACTGCTCGCGCTGCTGGTGGTGGCGTTGGTAAGCGGCCCCGGCATGGCGGCGCGCTTCGGCAAGCACCGCACGCCGCGGTGA
- a CDS encoding asparaginase domain-containing protein has product MEDLLIVTTGGTIDKIYFDDKSDYQIGDPQIGQILQELGVTFRFSVMPIIRKDSLHINDADRELIRATIATQPTRHVLITHGTDSMVETGKLLQSIADKTIVMTGALNPARFRGSDAEFNIGCAVGAVQSLPAGVYIAMNGRIWNPEQVRKNVAANRFESI; this is encoded by the coding sequence ATGGAAGACCTCCTGATCGTTACCACCGGTGGCACGATCGACAAGATCTACTTCGACGACAAATCGGACTACCAGATCGGGGACCCACAGATCGGCCAGATCCTCCAGGAACTGGGCGTTACCTTCCGCTTCTCGGTGATGCCGATCATTCGCAAGGACTCGCTGCACATCAACGATGCCGACCGCGAGCTGATCCGCGCCACCATCGCCACGCAGCCAACGCGCCATGTACTGATCACCCACGGCACCGATTCGATGGTGGAAACCGGCAAGTTGCTGCAGTCGATCGCCGACAAGACCATCGTGATGACCGGCGCACTCAACCCGGCGCGCTTTCGCGGGTCGGATGCCGAATTTAATATCGGCTGCGCAGTCGGTGCGGTGCAGTCGTTGCCGGCCGGCGTGTATATCGCCATGAACGGGCGCATCTGGAATCCGGAACAGGTGCGCAAGAACGTGGCCGCCAACCGCTTCGAGTCGATTTGA
- a CDS encoding RNA polymerase sigma factor, translating into MLVGTPLDPQLSAPAAAAPVSLDAFLAGIGPRAFRFAEAGLRHREDALDAVQDAMVRLLGYRERPAEEWTPLFWSILRSRIVDLQRRRTFRLKFWAPAERSNDEGTIEWADPGTGPVDEQQHQQAYLRLVEALRSLPGRQREAFTLRVLEGLDVATTAKAMGCTEGSVKTHLSRARDALQKQFEDFL; encoded by the coding sequence GTGCTGGTGGGAACCCCTTTGGATCCGCAGCTCTCTGCACCGGCCGCCGCCGCACCGGTTTCGCTGGACGCCTTTCTGGCCGGCATCGGTCCGCGTGCGTTCCGTTTTGCAGAGGCAGGTTTGCGTCACCGCGAAGACGCATTGGATGCCGTGCAGGACGCCATGGTGCGCCTGCTCGGTTATCGCGAGCGGCCGGCTGAGGAATGGACGCCGCTGTTCTGGAGCATCCTGCGCAGCCGCATCGTCGATCTGCAGCGGCGGCGTACGTTTCGTCTGAAGTTCTGGGCACCGGCCGAGCGTTCCAATGACGAAGGCACCATCGAATGGGCCGACCCCGGCACTGGGCCGGTCGACGAACAACAGCATCAACAAGCCTACCTACGCTTGGTTGAAGCTCTGCGCAGCCTGCCGGGCCGCCAGCGCGAAGCATTCACACTGCGTGTGCTCGAAGGCCTGGATGTGGCCACCACCGCCAAGGCGATGGGCTGCACGGAAGGCTCGGTCAAAACTCACCTGTCGCGCGCGCGC
- a CDS encoding TlpA family protein disulfide reductase, giving the protein MTVRLVRGACALLLPLLLLTACKPTSEGAPAASNAAAPAATTQVPDGSVAAANPATAPNTSVVQRTAEMPKLSLPTLTGETYDLAAHRGKWVVVNFWATWCAPCLKEMPELSALHTMRDTVEVVGLAYEDITSADMQTFLKDHPVSYPIAILDPYQPPQDFATPRGLPMTYLIGPDGKIAKQFLGPVTAHDIETAVGITGKTG; this is encoded by the coding sequence ATGACTGTGCGTCTTGTGCGCGGCGCCTGTGCGCTGCTGTTGCCGCTGTTGTTGCTGACCGCCTGCAAGCCCACCAGCGAGGGCGCGCCCGCCGCCAGCAATGCCGCTGCGCCCGCTGCGACCACCCAGGTGCCGGATGGGTCGGTTGCGGCCGCTAACCCGGCAACTGCGCCCAACACCTCGGTAGTACAGCGGACCGCCGAAATGCCCAAGCTCTCGCTGCCGACCCTGACCGGCGAGACCTATGACCTGGCCGCACATCGCGGCAAGTGGGTCGTGGTCAATTTCTGGGCTACCTGGTGCGCGCCATGCCTGAAAGAGATGCCCGAGCTGTCGGCGCTGCACACCATGCGCGACACCGTGGAAGTGGTCGGCCTGGCCTACGAAGACATCACCAGCGCCGACATGCAGACCTTCCTGAAAGACCACCCGGTGTCGTATCCCATCGCGATTCTCGACCCGTACCAGCCGCCGCAGGACTTCGCCACGCCGCGTGGCCTGCCGATGACCTATTTGATCGGCCCCGATGGCAAGATCGCCAAACAATTTCTCGGCCCGGTCACCGCGCACGACATCGAAACCGCGGTCGGCATCACCGGCAAGACTGGTTGA
- a CDS encoding S8 family peptidase, with the protein MRHVSFCCLSHIALASALLCGTAPAFAGDVSLQGLGSASAHQRFIVSYKDSTASNQGRRLSGSLREIASAVPARSGRALGLSASRWLGVGPQLLVADRALDRVDAQTLMRRLAADPSVKRVEVDMVLRPTLVPNDTRLSEQWALGATAAGINVRPAWDKATGKGVVVAVIDTGVTVHPELSTNVLPGYDFISDTFIARDGTARDSDAADVGDSAAANECGSGASASNSSWHGTHVAGIVAAAANNGAGTAGVAFNAKLLPIRVLGRCGGYLSDIADAILWASGGTVSGVPANPTPAKVINLSLGGIGTCSTTLSNAIASAVSRGTSVVVAAGNSNVDVANSVPANCPNVIAVAATTSAGAKASFSNFGKGVDIAAPGQSILATLNSGTGAAANANYSVYSGTSMAAPHVAGVIALMQSVALNPLGAASVESVLKSSARQLPVACTQGCGAGLLNADGAMAAVIASTTLTSNAARSGLVAAAGGSLYYQINVPAGTRSLRVTLSGGSGNADLSLRAGALPTETAYSCRTATIGNADSCTLSTPAPGVYYVRLKATLAFSAVNLVATY; encoded by the coding sequence ATGCGCCATGTATCGTTCTGCTGTTTGAGTCATATTGCACTAGCCAGTGCACTGCTATGCGGCACTGCACCTGCATTCGCTGGCGACGTCAGCCTGCAGGGGCTGGGGTCGGCATCGGCTCACCAACGTTTCATCGTCAGCTACAAGGACAGCACCGCAAGCAACCAGGGCAGACGTCTGAGTGGCTCCTTGCGCGAGATCGCTAGCGCGGTGCCGGCGCGGAGTGGGCGTGCTCTCGGGTTGTCGGCATCGCGTTGGCTCGGGGTCGGGCCGCAATTGCTGGTGGCCGACCGCGCGTTGGACCGGGTCGATGCGCAAACCCTGATGCGCCGGCTGGCGGCCGACCCGTCGGTCAAGCGGGTGGAAGTGGACATGGTGCTGCGGCCGACGCTGGTGCCCAACGACACCCGCCTGTCCGAGCAGTGGGCGCTGGGCGCGACCGCAGCCGGCATCAACGTGCGACCGGCTTGGGACAAGGCGACCGGCAAGGGCGTGGTGGTAGCGGTGATCGATACCGGCGTCACTGTGCATCCGGAGCTGTCAACCAATGTGCTGCCCGGTTACGACTTCATTAGCGATACCTTCATCGCCCGCGATGGAACTGCCCGCGACAGCGATGCTGCCGATGTCGGCGACTCGGCCGCCGCCAATGAATGCGGTAGCGGTGCGAGCGCGTCCAACTCCAGTTGGCACGGCACACACGTGGCCGGCATCGTCGCGGCAGCAGCCAATAATGGCGCCGGCACTGCGGGGGTGGCATTCAACGCCAAGCTGTTGCCGATACGCGTGTTGGGCCGCTGCGGTGGTTATCTGTCCGATATTGCCGATGCGATCTTATGGGCGTCCGGTGGCACGGTGTCCGGTGTGCCGGCCAACCCGACCCCGGCCAAGGTGATCAACCTGTCGCTGGGCGGTATCGGCACCTGTTCCACCACCTTGAGTAATGCGATCGCCAGTGCCGTGTCGCGTGGCACCAGCGTGGTGGTTGCTGCGGGCAACAGCAATGTCGACGTAGCCAACAGCGTGCCGGCCAATTGCCCGAACGTTATCGCTGTCGCGGCGACCACGTCGGCCGGCGCCAAGGCCAGTTTCTCCAACTTCGGCAAGGGCGTGGATATTGCCGCACCCGGGCAGTCGATTCTGGCTACGCTCAATAGTGGGACCGGTGCAGCGGCCAATGCGAATTATTCGGTCTACAGCGGCACCTCGATGGCGGCGCCGCATGTGGCCGGCGTAATTGCGTTGATGCAATCGGTGGCGCTCAATCCGCTCGGTGCGGCCAGCGTGGAGTCCGTGCTAAAGAGTAGCGCGCGCCAACTGCCGGTGGCGTGCACACAAGGCTGCGGAGCAGGGCTGCTCAACGCCGATGGCGCCATGGCTGCAGTGATCGCCTCGACCACGTTGACCAGCAATGCAGCACGCAGTGGCCTGGTTGCGGCTGCTGGTGGCTCGCTGTATTACCAGATCAACGTGCCTGCGGGCACACGTAGCTTGCGGGTGACGCTCAGCGGTGGCAGCGGCAATGCCGATCTGTCGCTGCGTGCCGGTGCGTTGCCGACCGAGACCGCCTACAGCTGTCGTACCGCTACGATCGGCAATGCCGACAGTTGCACGCTGAGCACGCCCGCGCCGGGTGTGTACTACGTGCGACTGAAGGCCACGCTGGCGTTCTCGGCGGTCAATCTCGTGGCGACGTATTGA